In Pelmatolapia mariae isolate MD_Pm_ZW linkage group LG13, Pm_UMD_F_2, whole genome shotgun sequence, a genomic segment contains:
- the perp gene encoding p53 apoptosis effector related to PMP-22 → MFRCGIAYPRCKWIIPLLLLFAIIFDLIAICAQSGWVEDEDAKSHYASMWKQCRGLKDNWQCQSLMEFSWAQAVAALMIIGLIILIIAFILAIAAMCNVNTGLMVAVAAFLIVVAIIQIIALIIYPVKFNELIFEGNYYYTWAYGFGWGATIISIGCAILFCCLPRYEDELRGDAKVKYIYSSE, encoded by the exons ATGTTTCGCTGTGGGATCGCCTACCCTCGATGCAAGTGGATCATTCCCCTGCTTCTGCTCTTCGCCATTATTTTTGACCTTATCGCCATCTGCGCACAATCGGGATGGGTAGAGGACGAGGACGCCAAGTCTCACTACGCCAGTATGTGGAAGCAGTGCCGCGGCTTAAAAGACAACTGGCAGTGCCAGTCGCTCATGGAGTTCT CTTGGGCCCAGGCAGTTGCTGCTCTAATGATCATTGGTCTAATCATCCTCATCATCGCCTTCATTTTGGCCATTGCGGCAATGTGTAATGTCAACACTGGTCTTATGGTTGCCGTAGCAGCATTCTTGATCGTTGTTG CGATTATCCAAATCATCGCTCTGATCATCTACCCAGTCAAATTCAATGAGTTGATCTTTGAGGGTAACTATTACTACACCTGGGCCTACGGATTTGGCTGGGGCGCCACCATCATCTCCATCGGCTGCGCCATCCTCTTCTGCTGCCTGCCGAGATATGAGGATGAACTCCGCGGTGATGCAAAAGTCAAATACATCTATTCTTCTGAGTAA
- the tnfaip3 gene encoding tumor necrosis factor alpha-induced protein 3 produces MSQGQNFLPKFLFVSNLLKAVKIRQRVPNDVVKPAASGGLMHHLRGMHRYTLEMIAMNHFPQAFREVVQAAILDRAMQASLEKEKKLNWCGELKKMVPLRTNGDGNCLLHAASQYMLGVQDTDLVLRKALHGVLKETDTGVFKARFQAELLQSQEFTQTGLRYTTMNWEDEWEKIVKMASPVSSSNGLQFDSLEDIHIFILSNILRRPIIVIADQVVRSMKSGTSISPLNVGGIYLPLHWQPTECYKYPIVLGYDSQHFAPLITIKDSGPEIRAVPLINPRRNGFEELKVHFLMEKEQQQKERLLKEYLHLIEIPIRLGHDITQIMKAARLDEGNLPEDMNLMEDYLQLVNHEYQRWQEDKEQAWAAQPQRPPPFSVSQLSLIEIRCATPRCTFYVSVDTQPHCHECFEKRQATTGGGARIEGVIQTKEGGLQGGVGVIGGSETEVSSRGARSSSPPCSSSGRGVVLSSPRSAPPTAPSLSLYSETHAMKCKTPGCLFTLSVEHDGLCERCFNSRQNHGPPGVGTAATGLPGTNGGPVVPHPAQGSGWNQWGGCETETERCNMCRKEAFRIFNGLCPPCMQRQQAPERGEPQQINPRTEASSSAWTQARDAERPCLTLTPGHTSAWQGPVARPCKRSGCQFFGTPEKLGFCTICYVDYQTNHHLTPPPAPAQSRHGLETGFQNASRCRGPGCGAVGKVMLEGYCDKCYVKEQSARLNQVANRTSPPLRERAAKPRSSQQSQTQTQCRRSGCSNVSPGCTDLCPECHTRGQGREPGRRAQAPKEKSKQRCRTQGCDHYANQEKQGYCNECDHFKQIYRG; encoded by the exons ATGTCGCAGGGTCAGAACTTCCTCCCCAAATTCCTGTTTGTCTCCAACCTGCTCAAGGCAGTGAAGATCCGACAGCGAGTGCCTAACGATGTGGTGAAGCCTGCTGCCAGCGGTGGCCTCATGCACCACCTGCGGGGTATGCACCGGTACACGCTGGAGATGATCGCCATGAACCACTTCCCCCAGGCCTTCAGGGAGGTGGTTCAGGCCGCCATCCTGGACCGAGCCATGCAGGCCTCAttagagaaggagaagaagctCAACTGGTGTGGGGAGTTGAAGAAGATGGTGCCCTTACGCACCAATG GAGATGGGAACTGTTTGCTTCATGCAGCCTCTCAGTACATGCTGGGTGTTCAGGACACAGACCTGGTTCTTCGGAAAGCTCTCCATGGTGTTTTGAAAGAAACTGACACAGGCGTCTTCAAAGCTCGCTTCCAGGCAGAGCTGCTCCAGTCTCAGGAGTTCACCCAAACTGGACTCCGATACACCACCATG AACTGGGAGGATGAGTGGGAAAAGATTGTGAAGATGGCATCGCCAGTCTCCAGTAGCAATGGCCTCCAGTTTGATTCTTTGGAGGACATCCACATCTTCATCCTCTCCAACATTCTCCGCAGACCCATCATCGTCATTGCAG ACCAGGTGGTCAGGAGTATGAAATCCGGCACCTCCATCTCTCCTCTGAATGTGGGTGGGATTTATCTGCCTCTACACTGGCAACCCACAGAGTGCTACAAATACCCAATAGTGCTCGGCTACGACTCCCAGCACTTTGCACCCCTCATCACCATCAAAGACAGTGGTCCAG AGATCCGAGCAGTACCGCTGATCAACCCGAGGCGGAATGGCTTTGAGGAACTGAAAGTTCATTTtctgatggagaaggagcagcagcagaaagagaGGCTCCTCAAAGAGTACCTGCACCTGATAGAGATCCCTATCAGATTGGGCCATGACATTACACAGATTATGAAAGCTGCAAG GCTGGATGAGGGAAACCTTCCTGAAGACATGAACCTGATGGAGGACTACCTACAGCTTGTCAATCATGAGTACCAGCGCTGGCAGGAGGACAAGGAGCAGGCATGGGCCGCCCAGCCACAGCGTCCGCCACCCTTCTCCGTCTCCCAGCTCTCGCTTATTGAGATCCGCTGTGCCACACCACGATGCACCTTCTATGTCTCTGTGGACACGCAGCCTCATTGCCATGAATGCTTTGAAAAGCGGCAGGCCACTACTGGTGGAGGAGCGAGGATAGAAGGGGTAATTCAGACTAAGGAAGGAGGTTTACAAGGTGGGGTAGGAGTCATAGGGGGATCAGAGACTGAGGTGAGCTCCAGAGGGGCCAGAAGTAGCAGCCCCCCATGCTCTTCATCTGGGAGAGGAGTAGTGTTATCCAGTCCCCGCTCAGCCCCGCCCACCGCCCCCAGCCTCAGCCTATACAGTGAAACACATGCAATGAAGTGCAAGACACCTGGCTGCCTCTTCACCCTAAGTGTGGAGCATGATGGACTTTGTGAGCGCTGCTTCAACTCCAGGCAAAACCATGGACCCCCTGGAGTTGGAACAGCCGCTACAGGACTGCCAGGGACCAATGGGGGGCCTGTCGTTCCCCACCCAGCCCAGGGCTCCGGCTGGAACCAGTGGGGAGGCTGTGAGACCGAGACAGAGCGATGCAACATGTGCAGAAAGGAGGCGTTTAGGATATTCAATGGCCTGTGTCCACCCTGCATGCAGAGACAGCAGGCTCCAGAAAGGGGAGAGCCACAACAGATCAATCCCAGGACTGAAGCCTCATCTTCAGCTTGGACCCAGGCCAGGGACGCTGAGCGGCCATGCCTCACTCTAACTCCAGGGCACACCTCAGCTTGGCAGGGCCCTGTGGCCCGACCTTGTAAAAGATCTGGCTGCCAGTTCTTTGGGACACCTGAGAAACTGGGTTTCTGCACTATTTGCTACGTAGACTATCAGACAAATCACC ACCTGACTCCTCCTCCTGCCCCGGCCCAGAGTCGGCATGGTTTGGAGACAGGCTTCCAGAATGCCTCACGATGTCGTGGGCCTGGGTGTGGTGCAGTTGGCAAGGTGATGCTGGAGGGCTACTGTGATAAGTGCTATGTAAAAGAGCAAAGTGCAAGACTTAACCAAGTCGCAAATCGCACGTCCCCTCCTCTG CGTGAACGAGCAGCAAAACCCAGATCTTCGCAGCAATCCCAGACCCAGACTCAGTGCCGGCGGAGTGGCTGCAGTAATGTGTCCCCGGGTTGCACAGACCTCTGCCCAGAGTGCCACACGCGTGGTCAGGGCAGAGAGCCAGGAAGACGGGCGCAGGCGCCCAAAGAAAAGTCGAAGCAGCGGTGCCGGACACAAGGCTGTGACCACTACGCCAACCAAGAGAAACAGGGCTACTGCAACGAGTGTGACCACTTCAAACAGATTTACCGCGGCTGA